In Plasmodium brasilianum strain Bolivian I chromosome 1, whole genome shotgun sequence, a single genomic region encodes these proteins:
- a CDS encoding N-acetyltransferase, whose product MTREFLTVDKLEDKEVENKSSFSLKKTDLQLEMNEDVSKENANNDEMHSLLNKNTIYQTLIINNKEIAIYQYKTFPKNCLKSVYELLSSELSEPYNIFLLKTILKNHSEISLMSLLDDDCVGTVISKIITKYKNDEPTTFGYICMIAVHKSLRNCGLGTYLLNETIRLMQNQYGINEVYLEAEATNDPTLHFYEKNGFIRVKRKPYYYLSGVDAFKLKKKL is encoded by the exons atgaCTAGAGAGTTTCTAACAGTAGATAAATTAGAAGATAAAGAAGTTGAGAATAaatcttctttttccttaaaGAAAACTGATTTACAATTAGAAATGAATGAAGATGTATCTAAAGAAAATGCAAATAATGATGAAATGCATAgtttgttaaataaaaatactatttATCAAACATtgataattaataataaggaAATTGCTATTTACCAATATAAAACATTCccaaaaaattgtttaaagAGTGTATATGAATTGTTAAGTAGCGAATTATCCGAgccatataatattttcttacttAAAACAATTCTAAAGAACCATAGCGAAATTTCTTTAATG TCCTTATTAGATGATGACTGTGTTGGCACTGTAATAAGCAAAATTATCacaaaatacaaaaatgatGAACCAACAACCTTtggatatatat GTATGATAGCTGTTCATAAATCTCTTAGAAATTGTGGTCTAG gCACATATTTGTTAAATGAAACGATAAGACTAATGCAGAATCAGTATGGCATAAATGag gTTTACCTTGAAGCAGAAGCCACTAATGATCCTACATTac atttttatgaaaaaaacgGATTCATTAGAGTAAAAAGGAAACCTTACTATTATTTGAGTGGCGTTGATGCCTtcaagttaaaaaaaaaattataa
- a CDS encoding hypothetical protein (conserved Plasmodium protein), which yields MKNEENGEGSLNIPGYYYDKKKNRYFLIDNELKKQLKKEEFTRLINDAKNKNRQTKIEEHKEFVKKKFHQIHGIKEMKKKKKNANTHKSNIKNNENENYMLLNKNYNILNNEGKNLHLINNELTFLKRSVSENQNIYNIIMRIRNYNFMENSILSLPPIFINCNCCEYIHVQNLCELQSNYNSTDQQNEIKSLYNQKASHFLNIKRDDNIDVLLNDFKCFNLSQKLMDGNKRKYKLQLEEFNNELFNVNKKYRKQSICSNKTELVRSNYSSNKKIFPHRFSLQHVKRENIISNGCHSIDEHLLIPKMYGRTYERLNSYNIENIKSKITANRYKANFYYFFNSNNNNGSNYVSLDENSSMNEMNNTNNVSGRQWFTFNNASNDMNYLEPGDYPNIEEENLTVRNLDAITNETRVSKTYKPSESFFYLFSNPQYEDIIFSTTKENNFSFSLGAVDLNKFVQKNKKSPMNDIIHENVYYNTDTKYLCSYSKEQSELLCISPQLLSHFNIFNSEYIAYSSYANTKNEKSLMCLLSIKSFFQCTPKIETYNFISEINYFKLFPSMEDNYYTHKDINYSSTCTNDGYSYHHNNKIDKIFICGSFPSFSFSAIKDSVPYCIWDSKKLKVRDLLSLNEDITAYVDNILNAKQPLTYLTHENNSHKKLILHSKKGKEKGKKEIENEHENERKSSYDYYENDTKKKYDNKNKYYSKDLNNNNNLIHLSKWEASKKRHENFAEKSNYVVHNRLNKSSPKKLSTLNINDKARNYNKHNISHNFHALNSPKYNYNDNKKKGICCESVRKSNNNIFLCCNTEYLYLCDLRCNFLNTISKLKHNEGFVNKIYSLSNNYQYILSKTNNHIGLYDMRCVPYKCNDELKNNLLVTYERFIDNDNLKKHLNDFYVIDNEQYIVSLDTYTNSVYIYDIMNSTHKIINLDGNCEYSKTNILHSYINLSKIPYIYSRDEHNDDYYNYYKKIMNETKATDSKHINHFNPLKSYPKKDLFIGLNVQSILPIFYVKQKYSKHNFISINEGGFICTINI from the coding sequence atgaagaatgaaGAAAATGGAGAGGGTTCACTAAATATTCCTGGTTACTATtacgataaaaaaaaaaataggtattttttaattgataatgaactaaaaaagcaactaaaaaaagaagaatttactagattaataaatgatgcaaaaaacaaaaatcgCCAAACTAAAATAGAAGAACATAAAGAATTTGTCAAAAAGAAATTCCATCAAATTCATggaataaaagaaatgaaaaaaaaaaaaaaaaatgctaacACACATAAatctaatattaaaaataacgaAAACGAAAATTATAtgcttttaaataaaaattacaatattttaaataatgagggaaaaaatttgcatttaattaataatgaattaacttttttaaaaagaagtGTGTCTGAAAaccaaaatatatacaatatcaTTATGCGcataagaaattataattttatggaAAACTCCATTTTAAGCTTACCacccatttttattaattgtaACTGTTGCGAATATATTCACGTACAAAATTTGTGTGAGTTGCAGTCTAATTACAATTCAACGGATCAACAAAATGAAATCAAAAGCTTATACAACCAAAAAGCttcccattttttaaatattaaaagggATGATAATATTGATGTTTTATTGAACGATTTTAAATGCTTTAATTTAAGCCAAAAACTAATGGatggaaataaaagaaaatataaattacaattaGAAGAGtttaataatgaattatttaaCGTAAACAAAAAGTATCGAAAACAGAGTATATGTAGTAATAAAACAGAACTCGTTAGAAGTAATTATAGTTCAAACAAGAAAATTTTTCCTCATAGATTTTCATTGCAACATGTAAAACGTGAAAACATTATATCAAATGGATGTCATAGTATAGACGAACATTTACTAATTCCAAAAATGTATGGCCGAACATACGAAAGGTTGAACTCTTATAacatagaaaatataaaatcaaaaataacAGCGAATAGATACAAagcaaatttttattatttttttaacagcAATAACAACAATGGCAGTAATTATGTAAGTTTAGATGAAAATAGCAGCATGAATGAAATGAATAATACTAATAACGTAAGTGGGCGCCAGTGGTTTACGTTTAATAATGCATCAAATGATATGAATTACCTAGAACCCGGAGATTATCCCAATATTGAAGAAGAGAACTTAACAGTTAGGAATTTAGATGCAATTACAAATGAAACACGTGTTTCAAAAACGTATAAACCTTCcgaatcttttttttatttatttagtaATCCACAGTATGAAGATATCATTTTCAGCACTACgaaggaaaataatttttcatttagttTAGGGGCTGTTGATTTGAACAAATttgttcaaaaaaataaaaagtctCCTATGAATGACATAATTCATGAAAATGTTTACTACAATACGGATAccaaatatttatgtagcTATTCTAAAGAACAAAGTGAACTTCTATGTATTTCCCCACAATTATTAtcacattttaatatattcaattCTGAATATATTGCTTATTCATCTTAtgcaaatacaaaaaatgaaaaaagctTAATGTGTTTACTAAGtataaaatcattttttcaGTGCACTCCCAAAATagaaacatataattttataagtgAAATAAATTACTTTAAATTGTTTCCATCTATGGaagataattattatacGCATAAGGATATCAATTATAGTAGTACATGTACAAACGATGGTTATTCATATCATCATAACaataaaattgataaaattttcatatgtgGATCCTTCCCAAGCTTTAGTTTTAGTGCAATAAAAGATTCTGTTCCTTACTGTATTTGGGATAGTAAGAAATTAAAAGTTCGCGATTTGCTATCATTAAACGAAGATATAACAGCATATGTTGACAACATTTTAAATGCAAAACAACCCCTTACATATTTAACACATGAAAATAATTCTCACAAAAAACTGATATTGCATtcaaaaaaaggtaaagaaaaaggaaaaaaggaaattgaGAATGAACATGAGAATGAAAGAAAATCTTCGTATGACTATTATGAGAAtgataccaaaaaaaaatatgataataaaaataaatattatagtaaagacttaaataacaataacaaccTAATTCATTTAAGTAAGTGGGAAGCATCAAAAAAACGACATGAAAATTTTGCAGAAAAATCAAACTATGTAGTCCATAACCGTTTGAATAAAAGTAGtccaaaaaaattatctactttaaacataaatgataaagcaagaaattataataagCATAATATTTCCCATAATTTCCATGCACTAAATTCTCCGAAATACAATTACAatgacaataaaaaaaaaggtatttgTTGTGAAAGTGTACGaaaatcaaataataatatttttttatgctgCAATAcagaatatttatatctgTGCGATTTACgttgcaattttttaaatacaatatCCAAACTTAAACACAATGAAGgatttgtaaataaaatttattcattaagTAACAACTATCAATACATATTATCAAAAACTAATAATCATATAGGACTGTATGATATGCGCTGTGTACCTTATAAATGTAatgatgaattaaaaaataatttactaGTTACGTATGAAAGATTTATAGATAATGATAATCTAAAAAAGCATCTGAAcgatttttatgttatagaTAATGAACAGTACATTGTTTCTCTAGACACATACACAAATtccgtatatatatatgacatTATGAATTCTACACATAAAATAATCAATTTAGATGGAAATTGTGAATATTCAAAAACGAACATTTTGCATagttacataaatttatcaaaaataccatatatatattcacgtGATGAACATAACGatgattattataattattataaaaaaataatgaatgaaACAAAAGCAACTGAtagtaaacatataaatCATTTCAATCCTTTAAAATCTTACCCCAAGAAGGACTTATTTATAGGTTTAAATGTTCAATCAATATTAcccattttttatgttaaacaGAAATATAGTaagcataattttatttcaataaatGAAGGGGGGTTTATTTgtactataaatatataa